DNA sequence from the Paenibacillus azoreducens genome:
GACCGAATTGAAAGTGTTGTAAGGCAATATGACAAACCGTTCTTCTTCATGGAGGCGGGATGTCCAAGTCGCACTGGTTCCTCCCTGATTCCGAACGATTGGTCCCTTCCCGGAGAAGCCAATTCTTACGAACAGGCCCGATATTACCAGACGATGTTCGATAAGTGCGGAAAACGCGACTGGATGCGCGGATTTATGTTATGGGATTGGCCTGTGGAGCTATATGACCTCGAAAAAGCTTCGGATGACGACGGTTACTGCATCTTTGGAAAAGAGGCGGAGAGTGTAGTTGCGGAAGCCTATACGGCTCATCTTGGTTCTCTAATGCGTTAAGGAGGAAAAACTGTGGACAACCATGAATGGAAACAACAATTGCAGCATGAGCTTCAAGGCAATATTTTGAAGTTTTGGATTGACAATTCGATCGATACTGAAAACGGCGGATTTATCGGTGAGATCGACGGCCAGCTTCAAGTAAACGGAAAAGCAGACAAATCTCTCGTGTTGAATGCCCGTATATTATGGACCTTTTCTTCCGCCTATCGCTTCTACCCTGTCCCAGAATATTTGGAGATCGCTGAGCGTGCTTATGCCTACTTGCTGGAACACTTCGTGGACCCCGAACATGGCGGTTTATTCTGGATGGTCGATTATCAGGGACAGCCTTCTCAGGATAAAAAACAAGTTTACGGTCAAGCATTCGTGATTTATGCGCTAACGGAGTATTACAGAGCTGTTCAACATCAAGAAGCTCTGGATCTGGCGATCGAGATATATCATCTGCTGGAGAAGTACAGCTACGACCCTGTTCATAAAGGTTATGTTGAAGCTTTAGCTCGTGATTGGAAAGATACCGGAAACCTCAGCCTGAGCGCCAAGGACCTGAACGAGAAAAAATCGATGAATACGCATCTGCATGCGCTGGAAGCATACACCAATCTTTATCGAGTGTGGAAATCGCCTGAACTTCAGCACAGCCTGAAGGAACTGATTGAAGTGACGCTCGATCATATCGTCGAACCGGAGCATGCACGCTTCCAGCTGTTTTTTAATGAGAAATGGGAGACCAGGGGCAACCATATTTCTTACGGTCACGATATCGAAGGCAGTTGGCTGCTTGTGGAAGCGGCCGAAGTATTAGGCGATCCCGGTTTGTTGATCCGCGTGATCCGAACCGCTATTCGGATGGTAGAAGCCGTTTACAAGGACGGTGTTGATACGGACGGTGGTATCTGGAACGAAGCCGATGGGAGCAACGTAACGGATTCAAACAAAGACTGGTGGCCACAGGCCGAGGCGATGGTCGGTTTTTATAATGCTTATCAATTAACTGGCGACACCAAATTCAAGGAAGCAGCCGCTCGATCGTGGAATTTCATCCAAACCTATCTTATTGACCGAACCGGAGGAGAATGGTATTGGGGCGTTGGCCGCAATGGCAAGCCGTTGTTGCATGAGCCAAAAATCAGCGCTTGGAAATGTCCTTATCATAACGGACGCGCATGCCTGGAAATGATAGAACGTCTTGATCGGAAATCATAATAATTACATCATCTTTGGAGGGATAAAAATGAGTGTTTTCGAAGAAAGAAAGAAGAAATTGACGGAGCGTTACGAGTCACTGGTTGCACGCCGCAATGAAGCAGTATCCTACGGAAATGGTATTTTTGAACGCTACAAATACCCGGTATTGACGGCTGAACACGCTCCGCTAATCTGGAAATATGATTTTAATCCGGAAACGAATCCGTACTTTATGGAACGCCTGGGGGTCAACTGTGTTTTTAACCCAGGGGCTATTCAACTGAACGGAAAATTTTATCTTGTAGCCCGTGTAGAAGGTGCTGACCGCAAATCGTTTTTTGCAGTCGCCGAAAGCGACAACGGTGTAGACGGATTCCGCTTCTGGGATCATCCTGTCATCCTCCCTGAAACGGATGTGCCTGACACCAATGTTTACGACATGAGACTTGTCAAGCATGAAGACGGATGGATCTACGGGTTGTTCTGCACGGAGCGCAAAGACCCCGACGCCCCTCGCGGCGACCTCTCTAGCGCCATCGCTCAATGTGGGATTGCGCGAACCAAGGATTTGGTAACCTGGGAGCGCCTAGCGGATTTGAAAACCGCTTCGGCGCAGCAGCGGAACGTCGTTCTACATCCGGAATTCATCGATGGTAAATATGCCTTCTATACACGTCCGCAGGACGGATTCATCGACACCGGCTCCGGCGGCGGCATCGGCTGGGGGTTGTCCGAATCGATCGAAAATGCCGCGATCGAGAAAGAAATCATCATCGATGAGCGTTATTATCATACGATAAAAGAAGTGAAAAATGGCCAAGGTCCTGCGCCGATCAAAACCGAACGCGGCTGGCTTCATATTGCGCACGGAGTCCGTAATACAGCGGCTGGCCTCAGATATGTATTGTATGCCTTTCTTTCCGATCTGGAGAAGCCGTACGAAGTAACCCATCGCCCCGGCGGCCACCTGATCGCTCCGGAAGGCGAGGAACGTATCGGGGACGTATCGAACGTTGTGTTCTGCAACGGGATCATCGCTACGGAGCAAGGCGATGTATACATTTATTACGCTTCCTCCGATACCCGGATTCATGTTGCGACAACAACAGTGGATCGCTTGCTGGATTATGTGATCAACACGCCGGAAGATCCTCTTCGCTCTTTCGCTTGCGTAGAGCAAAGAATCGCCCTGATTGACCGCAATTTAGCCCTGAAATAACCGTTCATTCCGTAAAAGTCCCGATATCCGCAAGCGCGGATTCGGGACTTTTTCATTAAGAACCAATTACGGTTATTACTTGTTAGAAATTAACCTGAAAATCCGTTATATTTAGAATCCCCTCCGTTATACTTGAACCGCTCTCAGCATAAACCTTGAATTCAATAGCCCGAACATCTTTAACGTTGGAAAGAGGTGCTTGATTTACCCAGTCCGTAGCTTTGGACTTCCAAATCGGCGCTTTAAATTGATATTCCACTGCTATGGATCCTCCTGGATTAATGATCCGTTCTGGGGAGGGATCCGTGGCGATCTGACCTCCGGTTTCTTCCCAAGTCCAATCAGTCCCGGTTCGAAGCACTAATGAAACATGAATTGGGCTTGATCCCATATTAGTCAATGTGCAGGAAACGCTTTCATATGAAGACCAGTCAGCTCCCTGCCCCAACCCTGGCTTGGTTTCGGTAGCAACACCGGCTGAAATACTATCACTTATTCTAGATGAATAATTTACATAGATCGTTTCACCATTAAGACCACTCGATAGGTTTCCAGTAAATGCAGACTCGATAAAATTCCACGGGTAATAACTTGCGGTTTTGGGACGATTCATCTCCGCTATTTCCGAGGCATATGCATCCGCAGGTAAATCAAAGCTTAGTGAATGAAGTTCAATGCTCCCCTCCAGGTTGCCTCCTCCGCCTTGTACTCTCAAAATTACCCGGTTTACTTCTTTATTCGTAAGTCCTGATAAGGGAACGGAGGCCATCAGAGTTGTTTTGGGAGGTATTTGTAAATATTTCCCCAGTTCCACCCACTTCCACTCTCCATCCTTAACGATTGGCTGCAATTGAACTTCAACGGAGTTTGGATTGGTCACAATCAAATTCATGACATCAAAAGAATTCCAACTTGCTGATGGGACGAGATCAACTTGGAAACTAGGGTAATTTTCTTGTTGGAGGTTAAAGTTCATTTTCAGTCCTCCATTTTCTAATGAAGCAAGTTGTGCCACCGTTGGCGTCA
Encoded proteins:
- a CDS encoding glycosidase, which codes for MSVFEERKKKLTERYESLVARRNEAVSYGNGIFERYKYPVLTAEHAPLIWKYDFNPETNPYFMERLGVNCVFNPGAIQLNGKFYLVARVEGADRKSFFAVAESDNGVDGFRFWDHPVILPETDVPDTNVYDMRLVKHEDGWIYGLFCTERKDPDAPRGDLSSAIAQCGIARTKDLVTWERLADLKTASAQQRNVVLHPEFIDGKYAFYTRPQDGFIDTGSGGGIGWGLSESIENAAIEKEIIIDERYYHTIKEVKNGQGPAPIKTERGWLHIAHGVRNTAAGLRYVLYAFLSDLEKPYEVTHRPGGHLIAPEGEERIGDVSNVVFCNGIIATEQGDVYIYYASSDTRIHVATTTVDRLLDYVINTPEDPLRSFACVEQRIALIDRNLALK
- a CDS encoding AGE family epimerase/isomerase; amino-acid sequence: MDNHEWKQQLQHELQGNILKFWIDNSIDTENGGFIGEIDGQLQVNGKADKSLVLNARILWTFSSAYRFYPVPEYLEIAERAYAYLLEHFVDPEHGGLFWMVDYQGQPSQDKKQVYGQAFVIYALTEYYRAVQHQEALDLAIEIYHLLEKYSYDPVHKGYVEALARDWKDTGNLSLSAKDLNEKKSMNTHLHALEAYTNLYRVWKSPELQHSLKELIEVTLDHIVEPEHARFQLFFNEKWETRGNHISYGHDIEGSWLLVEAAEVLGDPGLLIRVIRTAIRMVEAVYKDGVDTDGGIWNEADGSNVTDSNKDWWPQAEAMVGFYNAYQLTGDTKFKEAAARSWNFIQTYLIDRTGGEWYWGVGRNGKPLLHEPKISAWKCPYHNGRACLEMIERLDRKS